From the Lolium rigidum isolate FL_2022 chromosome 2, APGP_CSIRO_Lrig_0.1, whole genome shotgun sequence genome, one window contains:
- the LOC124693198 gene encoding cyclin-D3-1-like — MGPSYDCAASVLLCAEDNAAILGLDDDDECSWAAAVTPPRHAAAAAGGGGGGADGFFSMGYPVQTDDIIAALVEREEEHMPMEGYPEMLRRRLAGLDLAAVRRDAIDWIWKAIEHFNFAPLTAVLSVNYLDRFLSVYDLPEGIAWMTQLLAVACLSLASKMEETYMPLPVDLQVEVPEAKYFAGRTIKRMELLVLSTLKWRMQAVTACSFIDYFLHKFSDCGAPSMLALSRSTDLILSTAKGPDFLVFRPSEIAASVALVAFGERNSSVVERAIANCKYINKERVLRCYQLIQDKITMGSIVLKSAGSSMFSVPQSPIGVLDAAACLSQQSDDTAVGSPAACYQSSSASKRRRISR, encoded by the exons ATGGGTCCGAGCTACGACTGCGCCGCCTCCGTGCTGCTCTGCGCGGAGGACAACGCCGCCATTCTCggcctcgacgacgacgacgagtgctCCTGGGCGGCGGCCGTCACGCCgccccgccacgccgccgccgccgccggcggcggcggcggcggcgcggacggtTTCTTCTCGATGGGCTACCCCGTGCAGACCGATGATATCATCGCGGCGCTCGTCGAGAGGGAGGAGGAGCACATGCCCATGGAGGGGTACCCCGAGatgctgcggcggcggctcgcgggCCTGGATTTGGCCGCCGTCAGGAGGGACGCCATCGACTGGATTTGGAAG GCCATTGAGCATTTCAATTTTGCGCCGTTGACTGCAGTCCTGTCTGTCAACTACCTGGATAGGTTCCTCTCGGTCTATGATCTTCCT GAAGGAATAGCTTGGATGACACAGCTCTTGGCAGTGGCTTGCTTGTCTCTGGCTTCAAAGATGGAGGAGACCTATATGCCACTCCCCGTGGACCTGCAG gtGGAGGTGCCCGAGGCAAAGTATTTTGCGGGAAGGACCATAAAAAGGATGGAGCTTTTGGTGCTAAGCACCTTAAAGTGGAGGATGCAAGCTGTTACCGCTTGCTCATTTATTGACTACTTCCTCCACAAATTCAGCGACTGTGGCGCGCCTTCCATGCTCGCATTATCCCGCTCGACTGACCTCATCTTGAGCACGGCTAAAG GACCTGATTTTTTGGTGTTCAGACCGTCAGAGATTGCTGCAAGTGTTGCACTCGTTGCATTTGGGGAGCGCAATAGTTCAGTAGTTGAGAGGGCTATAGCTAACTGCAAGTATATAAACAAG GAGAGAGTGTTAAGATGCTACCAATTGATCCAAGACAAGATAACAATGGGAAGCATTGTCCTAAAGTCAGCTGGATCATCAATGTTCTCTGTGCCGCAAAGCCCCATAGGCGTGTTAGATGCTGCTGCATGTCTCAGCCAACAGAGTGATGATACTGCGGTTGGATCTCCAGCAGCATGCTACCAAAGCTCTTCAGCAAGCAAAAGGAGGAGAATTAGCAGATGA